The stretch of DNA CAAAGAATATAACTGCTTACTGTGCACATCATCCCCGTCATCTGTCTGCACAAATATAAAAATATAAACTGCATCTGAAGACTCGTCATAAATCCCTTCCAACTCGCCGCTAAACTCGTCCAGAGCAAAATTAAAGCATAGGGGATAGAATTTAATGATATCCAACCGCGTTTCATACACCACTACGGTGCGCGGTTTGTAATCTTTGCCTAATAACTTGATGACGGCCTCAATTTGTTTGTTGGTGAGTATGTTTTGATTGTTAATAATTTTCATATTATTTACCTATTTTTGTAAAGTTTGTAACATTTTTTATAAATATTGATTATTATAATTTAAGTAAGGTTCCGCTGTCCATATGGAAAGGGTGATCCTTATGCCTGCAAACAGTCCCCCTGGAACGTTTAAATATCAGATCAAGGCAGAGGATACTTTGTATATTTTAGCACAAAAGTATCATGTTTAGCATATATTTGATTAGTATATAATTTTTTTTAAGGGAGGGGGAATCTGAAAAATATGCCCATCCAATATTTCTACAACGAGCCCGATAATGTTTTATGCGTTAAAATAAAGGTTCCAGTGGTCCTGGCAGAGACAGAGGTGCAAGTTATAGTAGACAACATCGCCACTTTGCCTGAATTTACGCAAAAAATTGATCACATTGACGCACGCCTGCAGGACTTTGAAACCAGGCCCATTTTCATTCATGAAAATGGTGACAGGTGGATTAGCGTGATAGAAGAGGAAGGTTGGGATAGGTTCGGCTGGCACTGGCACAAACACCGCCAACCCTTGGTAAAAAAGGTGCTGCTGAGCGGCACACTGCATAAGCAAATTTATTACGTGGATAAAAACGACCATGTCAAACATGTGGGAGAAGACATACCGTTTACCAAGGATGTAACCCTGGATGTGGCTCAGCCCGTAGTTAACGAGAATGACGTCTTTGTCCAACTGCATCATAAAAAAATTGACATGCGCTGGGATTTAAGAAAAGGTTCCAGGCTGTCGCAAACCGGAGTAATGATTTTCCGTGTCAAGGTAGTTGAAGAAAGGCAAATTTTTGTGCAGGTTTGCCCGCAGTTAAACGAGAGGTGTCCCCACAGAGTGAACCTCCTCAGAGACAGCAACTTTGCAGCCTGGGGCACCAACACCGTCCCCATCTTTTGGAACGGTAACAATATACTGCACTTTGGCAGCGTGCTGCTGGGGGCTGATCCCAGCGAGCCGGCTGCTCTGTTTCAGACCATTGACCAGTTTTTCCCATATGCATCCCCCAACTGCCAGTACCGCCTGTGCTTTGACGCCAAAGAGATCCCGGGTTACAAGGAAGCGCAATCAGGTACGGCATCCTATACTCTAACAGCAGAACTTGTATTCCTGGACCAATTTGGCAATATTATAACCACTGAAACCCAAAGCTGGAATGCCAGCCAGATTTCGGACGAAACATTCACCAACTACTGTTTTAATGCTGTTTCACCCGAGGAAACAAGGGAAGCGTTGGTTCGCTTTAACTTTGAACCCATTAATTCAGGTAATTATAACAGAGGTTTTTTACCACCACCGTGCAAACCATCACCACCATGTGTACCACCGCCGTGCGAACCACCACCATTTAAACCACCGCATCCGCCGTATGTACCACCGTGTCCACCAGCGCCACCACCATGTATACCGCCACCGTGTCCACCACCCGTGCCGAGCGCGCCGGTCAACACCAGCGCAGTGGTCATAAATAATGTCAGCCTTATGTGCACGCGGGAATTAACCTGAGCAGATTAACGACGTTTTTACCAGCATCAGAAAAGCAGCAGAACCGACCCCGTGCCCGCATGCCCATTTTTTAGCCCGCTTTAAAGCCACTCCCGCCTATTGAGGCGGGAGTCCGCCGGGCGAGTTAATGATGGAATAACGTTTTCTGCATGACTCTTTCTTTCCGTGTACTAAATAGTATAACAAGACACACGCCAATACAATAAAGGCAAGTGTCATATACAACCCGCGCAAACCAACTACAGGGGTTACATAACCCTGCAGGAAAGGTCCAATCCCCACTCCTCCATCCAGGCAGACAAAAAAAGTTGATGTTGCAAGCCCGATGCGGTGCCGGGGAGATTCCTTGATGGCAATGGCCTGGGAGCAAGATACAAGGGTACCGTATCCAAGGCCGACCAACGCCCCTGCTGCCAGGAGAGTGAAACCATGATGGGTTTGACTGAGTAATGCCAGGCCTGAAGCAAAAATTATCAATGCCGGGTAAATAACCGGATTTGCACCTTGCACATCAAACAACCGGCCGGTGAACGGCCTTGAAATTAAGATGAACACAGCATATACAATGAAAAAGAAACTTGCCCCTTCAATTAAATCAATTTCCCTGGTATATGAAGTAAGAAATGTCAGGATTCCTGAGTAAGCAAAACCCATGACAGTTATCATGATTGAAATGGGGATGGCTTTGACCTCAAAAAAGTTTTGCCATTTAAACCCTTGCATAGCTTTATACTCTTCCTTATTTATCCTGGCTTCGGGAATATATGCAAATAAAGATATTATAATATTAATTATTGAAAAAAAAGTGCAAACTTCAAATGCTACTATAAAATCTGTATACCGGCTGATAATAACACCCAGAAAGGGTCCAATGGCCATAGCCAGGGTCGCACTCATGGAAAAGTAACTTGTTCCTTCACCCAGGCGCTTTCTGGGAATAATATCCATTACAATTGTTGACATTGCCGTTGCGCTAATGCCAAAGGCCGCCCCGTGTATAAAACGAACCAACAGAAGCAAGTTCAAATTCGCCACAGCAAAGTATAACAGCGTAGCGCATAAGAATAAAAATAATCCTCCAAAAAGCATTTTTTTACGGCCAATGCTTTCCATGTATTTTCCCGCAAAAAGCCGGAAAAGCAGCGCGCCTATGATAAATATGCTGGAAGCAAGACCTGCCTTGCTTTGTGAGGCATTAAATTCCTCAATAGCATATACTGCTATGTTGGTCATTAATAAGAAAAAAGTTAAAGCCACAAAAAAGTTCGCCGCGGAAATTATCACAAAATCCTTCGTCCATAATTTGGGTTTGGCCTGATTCATTTCATCTGTCTCCTAAATTCATTGATGTTATTTCTTCCAGACTACTGTGATTTTTTAGTTTAGCAGATCTAGCATCTTAATGCCAGACAATATTTTAGAAACAGTAATTATTTTTCCCCTCATGAATTCACTACCGCCTTAATATAAATGTTAGAGAAATATTCACCGCTCTGCGAAGCGATACCCCCTACATCCACAGCCAGTGAAAATAAGCCGGAATTACCTTCCGGCTTATTTTCATGGCAAATTTGAGCGGCATCAGTATACTGATCCCGGTAACCGGTTAACTGATACAGGTCAACTCCACATCGTCTATCCTTACCCTGGTTCTATTGCTTGACTGGGGCCGGAATACAAACCGCAGCTGGATGCCCCTTGTGCCCGCGGGCAGCGCTCCGGTTTCGAAGGAATACTGCCGGTAGGCATTGTCAGGCAGCCGGTCGGGCCTGAAAACCGGGTCCACCCTGCCAATTTGGCTGCTCTGCTGGTCAAGGGAGTGTACCGAAACCTCCAGAGTGTATTTACTATTTTGCCCCCGCACATTTTCCATAGCCCAAAAAGCAATCCGGTAAGAACGCCCGGGCGCAGCGCCAACAATCTGGGCCAGCAACGCCTGGTTACCGGGTCTGGTGCCCATCTCCGCTGCATACCTGCCGGAACGCTCCAGGGTAGCTCTGTTGACGTTCTGGGCCGACCACCCTGCCGGAGTTGTGCTATCCACCCAGTTATCCAGGCCGGGGTTAATCAGCATATTTGATCTGGAACAGGTGTCGCCATCCGCAATAATCGTATCGTTAGTTTTAAGCACCTCCAAACCGGTATCCACATAATGATCCCTTAACTCCCGGGACCGGTCGTAAGCCCTTAATATATACGGGCCATGCCGTACATGATCCCCTACCCGGTCGCATAAATCCCACTTGCCTCTATAGGTGCGGCATTCCCCCGGCTGGAGCAGCATGCTTCGCCTGCCGCGTTCATACCTATTTTTTTCAGACCAGCGCCAGATATCCCTTCCCCCACGCAAGCATTTAAAATCATATAAACATGCGTCATCGTAGCGGAGTCTTCTGGGCACATCGGAAAGGTTGCAATAGCTGAATATAATGGACACCTTTTCACCGGGACGAAAACGTTTGCGCCCTGTCCGCAAATCAAAACGTATACCATCGTGATACTTGTAACGGCCCCATTGTTTAGGATAGTCATAGTAGTCATATTCATAATCGGGAATATAAATCCGCCGTCCCGGCCGCATATCGTCAAAATCATAGTAATCATTGGCCTTATATAGCCATCGCTCCGGTATGCCGTAACGACCGGCTATCCGGCCCGGGGTATCACCGTCTCTGATTAAATGAACAGGCATTGTCTATCCCCTCCTTCATAAAATAAATTACCTTACACCTGCTCCCAACATCCACATTCCTTTAATCACAGGCCACTCACGAACAAGGATTAATAATCACAATGCTTACCGGCTACCGGCAATTGGCAATCATATGCTTATATAAAAGCCGGTTAACTTATTTTATGTTTAACACCGTGAAAAGTGCCTATTGAAACGCCGGGGGCGGTGGACAATTAATTATTAGTTTGGGATTGCAACCGGTAAACAACGCTAATTAGCGTAACCTTATTGCTTGACGCACAGAATAAATATACGCCGCCCCTTCAGGTACTGTTGAAAAGAACGCCAAAAAAGAGTAATATCATGTAGGTAAATAAACATTCAAGGTGCCAGGAAGGGAATACTGTATGAATAAAAATTTGATTCGCAATTTAGCCATTATTGCCCACGTAGACCACGGCAAAACCACCCTGGTGGATGGTATGCTCAAACAAAGCGGCATATTCCACGAAAAGCAGGTTGTGGAGGAACGGGTTATGGACCGCAACGACCTGGAGCGGGAACGGGGCATCACGATTATGGCCAAGAATACTGCGGTGCAGTACAGCCAATACAAGCTGAACATCGTAGACACCCCCGGCCACGCCGACTTTGGCGGCGAAGTTGAGCGTATTGTCCAAATGGTGGACGGGGTACTTTTGTTGGTGGATGCCTTTGAGGGCCCCATGCCCCAGACCCGCTTCGTACTGCGCAAAGCACTGGAGGCCGGGCTGGCCCCCATTGTTGTAATAAATAAAATAGACCGGCTGCACGCCCGTCCCAAAGAAGTAGTTGATGAAGTGTTGGATTTATTTATTGAGCTGGAGGCCAGCGATGCCCAGCTGGAGTTTCCAGTAATCTACACCAACGCCCGGACCGGCACGGCCACTTTGGAACCCGACACACCGGGGACGGATTTAAAACCGCTTTTTGACATGATTGTGGAAAATATACCCGCGCCCGCAGGGGATCCGCAGGCACCCCTGCAGCTGGGCGTCACCTTGATTGATTACGACCCGTACCTGGGCCGCCAGGCCATAGGACGCATCCATAACGGCATCATTCAAGTGAAAGAGGAGGTAGCTGTACTGAAAGCCGGTGGTGAAACGCAGCGCCAGCGGGTAACCGGGCTGTTTGTATTCAGCGGGCTGAAAAAAATACCCGTGGAGAAAGCCACCACCGGGGACATTGTGGTGGTAACCGGCCTTTTGGATATTAATGTGGGCAACACTATAGCCGACCTGGAAAACCCGGTGCCCTTAAGTTTTGTAAGCATTGACGAACCCACCATGGCGGTGGCCTTCCACGTCAATAAAAGCCCCTTTGCCGGGCAGGAGGGCACATACGTTACCTCCCGCAAACTGGGCGAAAGACTGTTTCGGGAACTGGAGTCAGACGTCAGCCTGCGCGTAGCCGGCACGGACACCCCGGATACATTTCTGGTATCAGGTCGCGGCGAACTGCACCTCTCCATATTGATAGAAAACTTGCGCCGAGAGGGTTATGAGTTTGAAATTTCCCGCCCGCAGGTGGTAGAGCGGGTTATCGACGGAGTAAGAAGTGAACCGGTGGAAGAACTGACCCTGGAGATACCTGAAGAATATGTAGGCATTGTTATGGAGCGCCTGGGGTCCCGCAAAAGCGAACTCATTAACATGCAACACAAGGGCGATGGCCTGGTGCGCCTGGTCTTCCATATACCCACCCGGGGCCTATTTGGCTATCGCTCAGAATTTATGACCGATACTAAAGGTCTGGGTATTATTCACCATGCTTTTCACCATTACGCCCCCTATCAGGGCGACATCAATACCCGCTCCAGGGGCTCGCTGGTAGCCTTTGAAAACGGTGACAGTACAACCTACGGGCTGGAAAATGCCCAGGAGCGTGGCGAATTGTTTGTCGGCCCCGGGGTGCCGGTTTACCGGGGCATGGTGGTGGGTGAACATTCCCGGCCTGGGGATCTGGTCATCAACGTCTGCAAAAAGAAGCAATTATCCAATATGCGCAGTTCCACCTCCGAAATTTCAGCCAAACTGACACCTCCCCGGCCCATGAGCCTGGAACAGTGCATGGAATTTATCGCTGATGATGAGCTGCTGGAGGTAACTCCCAAATCATTGCGCATGCGTAAACAATCATTGTAAAACAAAACCGTGTAAAACGAAGCAGTACCACTGGCACTTTGCCGGTGCCAGGTGTTGAAAGGTTGAAAATTTGGAAGCTATAAATTGGAAGTTGAACGTTGAACGGTCGCAGTGGAGATTGATAATGTTTGTTCAATGGCCTTAGTAAGTAATTTTCGCTGCAGTACTAGTTCAAATCACGATAAGCAAAGCGCGAAAAGGCAGCTGCCCATCGCCTCCTGGCCAACCAGGTGCCCGCAGCTGCCTGTTTTTTCACATCTTTTACTTAGCCCACCCGCCGGTTTATTACCTACAACAACTAATTTTATACTCACCTGATATAATACGCTTTTGGAACTCTTCACCATAAGGAATAACGCCCTCGGGGTGCAATCTTATTTTTTTGCCGTCCTCCAAGTTGGACAGTATATTAATTAAATAATCAAGCAAAATATCCCCGGAGCGCAGTTCATCCAGCCGGGCCGTAAAACCAGCGTCCACGGGTTTTAATAAAAACAACCGGGC from Desulfoscipio gibsoniae DSM 7213 encodes:
- the typA gene encoding translational GTPase TypA codes for the protein MNKNLIRNLAIIAHVDHGKTTLVDGMLKQSGIFHEKQVVEERVMDRNDLERERGITIMAKNTAVQYSQYKLNIVDTPGHADFGGEVERIVQMVDGVLLLVDAFEGPMPQTRFVLRKALEAGLAPIVVINKIDRLHARPKEVVDEVLDLFIELEASDAQLEFPVIYTNARTGTATLEPDTPGTDLKPLFDMIVENIPAPAGDPQAPLQLGVTLIDYDPYLGRQAIGRIHNGIIQVKEEVAVLKAGGETQRQRVTGLFVFSGLKKIPVEKATTGDIVVVTGLLDINVGNTIADLENPVPLSFVSIDEPTMAVAFHVNKSPFAGQEGTYVTSRKLGERLFRELESDVSLRVAGTDTPDTFLVSGRGELHLSILIENLRREGYEFEISRPQVVERVIDGVRSEPVEELTLEIPEEYVGIVMERLGSRKSELINMQHKGDGLVRLVFHIPTRGLFGYRSEFMTDTKGLGIIHHAFHHYAPYQGDINTRSRGSLVAFENGDSTTYGLENAQERGELFVGPGVPVYRGMVVGEHSRPGDLVINVCKKKQLSNMRSSTSEISAKLTPPRPMSLEQCMEFIADDELLEVTPKSLRMRKQSL
- a CDS encoding BsuPI-related putative proteinase inhibitor, with protein sequence MPVHLIRDGDTPGRIAGRYGIPERWLYKANDYYDFDDMRPGRRIYIPDYEYDYYDYPKQWGRYKYHDGIRFDLRTGRKRFRPGEKVSIIFSYCNLSDVPRRLRYDDACLYDFKCLRGGRDIWRWSEKNRYERGRRSMLLQPGECRTYRGKWDLCDRVGDHVRHGPYILRAYDRSRELRDHYVDTGLEVLKTNDTIIADGDTCSRSNMLINPGLDNWVDSTTPAGWSAQNVNRATLERSGRYAAEMGTRPGNQALLAQIVGAAPGRSYRIAFWAMENVRGQNSKYTLEVSVHSLDQQSSQIGRVDPVFRPDRLPDNAYRQYSFETGALPAGTRGIQLRFVFRPQSSNRTRVRIDDVELTCIS
- a CDS encoding SPOCS domain-containing protein produces the protein MPIQYFYNEPDNVLCVKIKVPVVLAETEVQVIVDNIATLPEFTQKIDHIDARLQDFETRPIFIHENGDRWISVIEEEGWDRFGWHWHKHRQPLVKKVLLSGTLHKQIYYVDKNDHVKHVGEDIPFTKDVTLDVAQPVVNENDVFVQLHHKKIDMRWDLRKGSRLSQTGVMIFRVKVVEERQIFVQVCPQLNERCPHRVNLLRDSNFAAWGTNTVPIFWNGNNILHFGSVLLGADPSEPAALFQTIDQFFPYASPNCQYRLCFDAKEIPGYKEAQSGTASYTLTAELVFLDQFGNIITTETQSWNASQISDETFTNYCFNAVSPEETREALVRFNFEPINSGNYNRGFLPPPCKPSPPCVPPPCEPPPFKPPHPPYVPPCPPAPPPCIPPPCPPPVPSAPVNTSAVVINNVSLMCTRELT
- a CDS encoding MFS transporter, with translation MNQAKPKLWTKDFVIISAANFFVALTFFLLMTNIAVYAIEEFNASQSKAGLASSIFIIGALLFRLFAGKYMESIGRKKMLFGGLFLFLCATLLYFAVANLNLLLLVRFIHGAAFGISATAMSTIVMDIIPRKRLGEGTSYFSMSATLAMAIGPFLGVIISRYTDFIVAFEVCTFFSIINIIISLFAYIPEARINKEEYKAMQGFKWQNFFEVKAIPISIMITVMGFAYSGILTFLTSYTREIDLIEGASFFFIVYAVFILISRPFTGRLFDVQGANPVIYPALIIFASGLALLSQTHHGFTLLAAGALVGLGYGTLVSCSQAIAIKESPRHRIGLATSTFFVCLDGGVGIGPFLQGYVTPVVGLRGLYMTLAFIVLACVLLYYLVHGKKESCRKRYSIINSPGGLPPQ